A part of Microbulbifer sp. MI-G genomic DNA contains:
- a CDS encoding PIN domain-containing protein, translating to MSTIVKEKIAPRAVIVDTNILFDQDKSNVVHPDFDKFWSEHAIEANLKLMLPEVVIGEVLFQQTTSALKTLSRVNDSFGRLSKYTGKSYSHRVTESRLRREIKKRFLSWANSKNYKEISTPINEIDWSNIVHSSIWRIPPFSYDPKKESLEKGFRDALILETVVSYCENDLENKIVFITNDGLLREASEKRLQEDETFIAFESLVDFEANLRLEKESLEQTFIKSVVKKAAKKFFKSGDKNSLVYKLDLSGQIKNKFANKFKNPQTLMSEDSEADFDSDYDWKSVSPRYFGIDGNPQFQKIENDHTFIWLSKIRVHQEYECESGWDNEKYEFTHEIFFNIFWQSNISVNQRFTKMKLISIKHVESKFTRKNE from the coding sequence ATGTCAACAATAGTTAAAGAGAAAATTGCTCCGCGTGCTGTAATTGTCGATACAAATATTCTGTTTGACCAAGATAAATCCAACGTGGTTCATCCAGATTTTGATAAATTTTGGTCAGAGCATGCGATAGAAGCCAATTTGAAATTAATGTTACCCGAAGTTGTTATTGGTGAAGTATTATTTCAGCAAACGACCTCCGCACTGAAAACCCTATCTAGAGTAAACGATTCATTTGGTCGGCTTTCTAAATATACTGGGAAATCCTACTCACATAGGGTTACCGAAAGCAGGCTGCGAAGGGAGATCAAGAAGCGCTTTCTCTCATGGGCAAATTCTAAAAATTATAAAGAAATTTCAACACCGATTAATGAGATTGATTGGAGTAATATAGTTCACTCTTCAATTTGGAGAATTCCACCATTCTCTTATGATCCAAAGAAAGAGAGTCTAGAAAAAGGATTTAGGGATGCACTAATATTGGAAACGGTAGTTTCTTATTGTGAAAATGATCTGGAGAATAAAATTGTATTTATCACAAATGATGGCTTGCTTAGAGAGGCGTCAGAGAAAAGGCTCCAAGAAGATGAAACATTTATTGCTTTCGAGTCACTTGTTGATTTCGAAGCTAATTTAAGATTAGAGAAGGAGAGTCTAGAGCAGACATTTATTAAGTCTGTAGTGAAAAAGGCTGCCAAAAAGTTCTTTAAATCTGGAGATAAAAACAGTCTTGTATACAAGCTTGATCTAAGTGGTCAAATAAAAAATAAGTTTGCTAATAAATTTAAAAATCCACAAACTTTAATGTCGGAGGATTCTGAAGCGGATTTCGACTCAGATTACGATTGGAAATCAGTTTCACCAAGATATTTTGGAATAGATGGGAATCCACAATTTCAAAAAATTGAAAACGACCATACGTTTATATGGCTTTCCAAGATAAGAGTTCATCAAGAATATGAATGTGAGTCTGGTTGGGATAATGAAAAATATGAGTTTACTCATGAAATATTTTTTAATATTTTCTGGCAGTCAAACATTTCAGTGAACCAGCGATTTACGAAAATGAAATTGATTAGCATAAAGCATGTTGAGTCTAAGTTTACTCGAAAAAATGAATAA
- a CDS encoding SIR2 family protein, protein MIVDDVIDKIGEGGPKSYYYFETFVRHLLKGHIEKDNKKFSFSNKLGRVGDAFAPDGFDDFDGPTLIEIVFNLPRVWFRNFKEVILPLIQNEYSKNKFNNVLIISAKPIPKILLSNFRKGAERNQLPFKVVFWGPADLNSVAAKNRKLVNQISGNLFSLRLSSAISNPVKDWKKEREEIIDNLKFCYKKGQFSLFLGAGVSSSAGMPNWSTLLNSLFVTYLTQEFDGDTAMGDKDIGDLVDRLNSIDEPSALMAARYLRKGLSKSDGEAKEFIEAVTKNLYKLRSVNFPVDSALLKSIASMCLPRRTGAKVKSVVTYNFDDLLERQLIKNSILHRCIYTNNENYDPDELPVYHVHGFLPEDRKSYDDLDNSTLVFSEEGYHQIYSESYHWSNLVQLNSFRESNCLMIGLSMTDPNLRRLLDISSKNIERSKHFAFIKRLSSSEFCYVNIGENESKVIKNTKSAERFLQRHHTLNEELMKELGVKIIWYETYNEIPEIIKTVSKHEA, encoded by the coding sequence ATGATAGTTGATGACGTTATTGATAAAATTGGTGAGGGTGGTCCAAAGAGTTATTACTATTTCGAAACTTTTGTCCGGCATCTTTTAAAGGGGCATATAGAAAAGGATAATAAGAAATTTTCATTTTCAAATAAATTGGGAAGAGTTGGAGATGCATTTGCACCTGATGGATTTGACGATTTTGATGGACCTACTTTAATTGAAATTGTATTTAATTTACCTAGGGTTTGGTTTCGGAATTTCAAAGAGGTTATACTGCCTCTGATCCAAAATGAGTACTCGAAAAATAAGTTCAATAATGTTTTAATTATTTCTGCTAAACCAATCCCAAAAATATTATTATCTAACTTTCGTAAAGGGGCAGAAAGGAATCAACTGCCTTTCAAGGTGGTATTCTGGGGTCCTGCTGACCTTAATAGCGTGGCGGCAAAGAACAGAAAATTAGTAAATCAAATTTCCGGTAATCTTTTTTCTTTGAGGTTGTCATCCGCTATATCGAATCCAGTTAAGGATTGGAAAAAAGAGCGAGAAGAAATAATAGATAATTTAAAGTTCTGCTATAAAAAAGGTCAGTTTTCTTTATTCTTAGGTGCAGGAGTTTCAAGTAGCGCGGGAATGCCGAATTGGAGCACATTACTAAATTCTTTGTTCGTCACTTATCTTACGCAAGAATTTGATGGGGATACTGCGATGGGGGATAAAGATATAGGTGACCTTGTTGATAGACTAAATAGCATTGATGAGCCTTCCGCATTGATGGCTGCGAGATATCTCCGGAAAGGATTGTCAAAAAGTGATGGCGAAGCAAAGGAGTTCATAGAGGCTGTTACTAAAAATCTGTACAAATTACGAAGTGTCAATTTTCCTGTCGATTCAGCTCTATTAAAATCGATAGCTTCAATGTGTCTTCCAAGGCGAACAGGAGCTAAAGTTAAGTCTGTTGTCACCTATAATTTTGATGATTTACTTGAGAGGCAGCTAATCAAAAATTCTATATTACATAGATGTATTTATACCAACAATGAAAATTATGATCCAGATGAGCTTCCTGTCTATCATGTTCATGGGTTCCTGCCGGAAGATAGGAAGTCATATGATGACTTAGATAACTCCACACTGGTCTTCTCAGAGGAGGGTTATCATCAGATTTACTCCGAATCTTATCACTGGTCAAATCTTGTTCAGCTAAACTCATTTAGAGAAAGCAACTGCCTCATGATAGGTCTGTCAATGACAGATCCAAATCTAAGGCGATTACTGGATATATCTTCAAAAAATATTGAACGAAGTAAACATTTTGCTTTTATTAAAAGGCTTTCTTCAAGTGAGTTCTGCTATGTAAATATTGGTGAAAATGAATCAAAGGTTATTAAGAATACAAAGTCTGCAGAAAGATTTTTGCAGCGTCATCATACTTTAAATGAAGAGTTAATGAAGGAGCTGGGCGTAAAAATTATTTGGTATGAAACGTACAATGAGATTCCGGAAATTATTAAGACAGTGTCAAAGCATGAGGCTTAA
- a CDS encoding ATP-dependent nuclease has protein sequence MDLINKNGYSLKKLNKINVVLGKNGCGKSTALKKVQQALESGEEVKNSKYITPERGGALKYDPSIEQNTVNNPYWLSGELRRNQFSQFKQQTVLQFRNLELLSLREIEQNPKIRDNHEYTFQSIVDAINTLLDNIEIRREGSDFNIYNQADNSKIEPDAISSGESELIALGIECLVFAKESVDGEENILFLDEPDAHLHPDLQVRLAMFLRELVEENNFKVVMATHSTSFLAAFESYPGVSIEFILPNQTEIDFKVVSETYRRILPIFGAHPLSNLFNESPILLVEGEDDERIWQQAIRTSKGSLKIYPCAVDSIDQLNKYETQVSRIINSIYDSAKAFSLRDRDDGEEDINDTPPVVRMRLSCRAAENLLLADESLAKLEIDWETLKSKIEVWISNNDHHSHHQVMATFRDEGYDRKMFNLKKIRNDLMGIIESNKPWEVVVGQAIAITEYIDNPAPNSIQDYLGNKLVCAILKH, from the coding sequence ATGGATTTGATCAATAAAAATGGGTATTCACTAAAAAAACTAAATAAGATAAACGTTGTTCTTGGGAAAAATGGCTGTGGTAAAAGTACTGCGCTAAAGAAAGTTCAACAAGCATTAGAAAGTGGCGAGGAAGTTAAGAATTCAAAATATATCACTCCTGAAAGAGGTGGCGCTCTTAAATATGATCCCAGCATAGAGCAGAATACAGTCAACAACCCTTATTGGTTGTCAGGGGAACTCAGGAGAAATCAATTTTCCCAGTTTAAACAGCAAACTGTCTTACAATTCAGAAATCTTGAACTTTTAAGCCTTCGTGAAATTGAACAAAATCCAAAGATAAGGGATAATCATGAATATACATTTCAATCAATTGTAGACGCAATTAATACATTACTTGATAACATAGAAATTCGACGTGAAGGATCAGATTTTAATATTTATAATCAAGCTGATAATTCAAAGATTGAGCCAGATGCAATAAGCAGTGGTGAATCAGAACTAATCGCCCTAGGCATAGAGTGTCTGGTATTTGCAAAGGAAAGCGTTGACGGAGAGGAAAATATCCTCTTTCTAGATGAACCAGATGCGCATTTACATCCTGATTTACAAGTGCGTCTCGCAATGTTTCTCAGAGAGCTAGTAGAGGAAAATAATTTTAAAGTTGTTATGGCCACACATAGCACATCGTTCTTGGCTGCATTTGAATCGTATCCGGGAGTATCAATAGAGTTTATTTTACCTAACCAAACGGAGATTGATTTTAAAGTAGTTTCAGAGACATATAGACGAATACTTCCGATTTTTGGTGCTCATCCGTTATCCAATTTATTTAATGAATCACCTATCCTATTAGTTGAAGGGGAAGATGATGAAAGGATTTGGCAGCAGGCAATTCGCACATCGAAGGGATCTCTCAAGATATACCCCTGTGCAGTAGACAGTATCGACCAATTAAATAAATACGAAACCCAAGTGTCAAGAATAATAAATTCTATTTATGATTCCGCTAAAGCTTTTTCATTAAGGGATAGGGATGATGGTGAAGAAGATATAAATGATACTCCCCCAGTTGTCAGGATGCGCCTATCATGCAGAGCAGCAGAAAACTTGCTTCTCGCAGATGAATCTTTAGCAAAGCTAGAAATAGATTGGGAAACACTTAAGTCAAAAATCGAAGTATGGATTTCAAATAATGATCATCATTCCCATCATCAAGTTATGGCCACATTTAGAGATGAAGGCTATGATCGTAAGATGTTTAATTTAAAGAAAATAAGAAATGACTTGATGGGAATCATTGAAAGTAATAAGCCTTGGGAAGTTGTAGTTGGTCAAGCCATTGCAATTACCGAATATATTGATAACCCAGCGCCAAACTCAATCCAAGATTACTTAGGTAACAAGCTAGTATGT